In Alkalimarinus alittae, the DNA window CACGCCGACGCTAGACCAATTTGCGAATGAAGGCGTCACCTACAACCGCTTTCATACCACTGCTATGTGCTCGCCAACGCGCGCCGCACTGCTAACGGGGCGGAATCATCACCGCGTTGGTGCCGGACAGATCGCTGAACTGGCTAATGACTGGGATGGCTACTCCGGTATTCAGCCCAAGAGCAGTGCTATGATCGCTGAAGTGCTGAAGGACTATGGCTATCACACCGGTGCGTGGGGCAAGTGGCACAATACGCCTGCTGATCAGACTACGGCCGCAGGCCCGTTTGACTACTGGCCTACTGGTTACGGCTTCGAATACTTTTATGGATTTCTTGCAGGAGAGGCATCGCAATACGAACCAAATCTCGTTCGCAACACCACGATAGTGCACCCCAATAAGCCTAAAGACGGAAAGCCTTACCACCTCAGTGAGGATCTCGCCGACGATGCTATTAAGTGGCTAAACGAGCATAGGGCCTTCTCTCCAGATAAACCATTCTTGATGTATTGGGCCTCTGGTGCTATTCACGGGCCGCAACAGGTCGCCAATGAGTGGGCTGACAAGTACAAAGGTAAGTTTGATAATGGTTGGGATAAGTATCGTGAGCGCACGTTTGCTCGTGCCAAGAAAATGGGCTGGATTCCACAGAATGCACAACTTACACCACGTCCGGAGTCGCTGGCTTCTTGGGACAGCATTCCGGAGTCGGAAAAACCTTTCCAGCGACGATTGATGGAGGTAGCTGCAGGGTTTGCTGAGCATACTGATGCACAAATCGGTCGTTTGGTGGATGAAGTCGACCGACTTGGTTATGGTGATAACACCTTGATCGTTTACATATGGGGTGATAACGGTTCATCGGCTGAAGGCCAAAACGGTACTATCAGTGAATTGCTCGCACAGAACGGTATTCCAAGTACTGTTGAACAACACATCAAGGCGCTAGACGAACTCGGCGGTCTTGAAGTACTTGGAACCGCTAAGACGGACAACCAGTATCATGCCGGTTGGGCTTGGGCGGGTAGTACGCCTTACCAGTCCACAAAACTCGTCGCCGCACACTTCGGCGGCACGCGAAACCCAATGGCAATCCGTTGGCCTGCGAAGATCAAACACGACACCACCCCGCGTAAGCAGTTCTTGCATGTCGTCGATTTAGTCCCCACCATTTATGACCTTATAGACATATCATTACCGCAGGAAGTTAACGGTATCCCGCAGGATCCTATGGATGGCGTCAGCTTTGCCAGCACGTTCAATGATGCCAAGGCCGAAGAAGTTCGACACACTCAGTATTTTGAAATTATGGGAAGCCGGGGAATTTATCACAACGGTTGGTTTGCTGGCGCATTTGGCCCACGTACACCTTGGACGCCAGGTCTGCCAAAGGGGTTCTTTGATGCGAAAGGAAATATTGCCTGGACACCCGATCAGGACAAGTGGGAACTCTACAATATCGATGAAGACTGGACACAGTCCAACGACCTCTCGGAAAAAATGCCCGAAAAGCTAGCGCAGATGAAACAGCTTTTCATCAAGGAGTTTGCCGAGAACAAGGGGTTCCCAGTAGGCGGAGGATTGCTTACTTTGGTGCGACCTGATCTTAAAGTCACCGCGCCTTATACGGAGTGGACTTTTGCCGGAAACATCACCCGCATGCCGGAGTTTACTGCGCCAGCATTGGGTAATACAGAAAACATCGTTACTATCGACGCGGTTATTCCCGAAAATGCAAACGGTGTGCTCTATGCGCTTGGCTCGTTCGGCGGTGGTCTGTCCACCTATGTGCAGGACGGAGTGCTCAGCTACGAGTACAACTTGTTTGAAATCGAACGTACACAGATCAAGGCGAAGGGAAAGCTGCCCACAGGCAAGGTGAAGATCGAAATTGTGACCAAATATGCCGAGAAGAAGCCAGCAGGACCGTTAGATATCGTAATGAAGGTGAATGGCAAGGAGGTTGCAAAGGGCCGAGTACCCACCAGCGCGCCGCTGCTCTTTACGGCTAATGACTGTCTGGATATCGGC includes these proteins:
- a CDS encoding arylsulfatase; the encoded protein is MKIFRNNKRGGGCNFQPSTASLFVSAPVMLALSLMVAISQTAFAQEVLPFAPKKSGSTAGLTMQDSVYSPLPAKSHLPEDAPNILIILVDDAGPGLPSTFGGEVHTPTLDQFANEGVTYNRFHTTAMCSPTRAALLTGRNHHRVGAGQIAELANDWDGYSGIQPKSSAMIAEVLKDYGYHTGAWGKWHNTPADQTTAAGPFDYWPTGYGFEYFYGFLAGEASQYEPNLVRNTTIVHPNKPKDGKPYHLSEDLADDAIKWLNEHRAFSPDKPFLMYWASGAIHGPQQVANEWADKYKGKFDNGWDKYRERTFARAKKMGWIPQNAQLTPRPESLASWDSIPESEKPFQRRLMEVAAGFAEHTDAQIGRLVDEVDRLGYGDNTLIVYIWGDNGSSAEGQNGTISELLAQNGIPSTVEQHIKALDELGGLEVLGTAKTDNQYHAGWAWAGSTPYQSTKLVAAHFGGTRNPMAIRWPAKIKHDTTPRKQFLHVVDLVPTIYDLIDISLPQEVNGIPQDPMDGVSFASTFNDAKAEEVRHTQYFEIMGSRGIYHNGWFAGAFGPRTPWTPGLPKGFFDAKGNIAWTPDQDKWELYNIDEDWTQSNDLSEKMPEKLAQMKQLFIKEFAENKGFPVGGGLLTLVRPDLKVTAPYTEWTFAGNITRMPEFTAPALGNTENIVTIDAVIPENANGVLYALGSFGGGLSTYVQDGVLSYEYNLFEIERTQIKAKGKLPTGKVKIEIVTKYAEKKPAGPLDIVMKVNGKEVAKGRVPTSAPLLFTANDCLDIGTDLGSPVSIDYYDHAPFKFNGDIAEVHVKYTE